The following coding sequences are from one Rhineura floridana isolate rRhiFlo1 chromosome 2, rRhiFlo1.hap2, whole genome shotgun sequence window:
- the C2H18orf21 gene encoding UPF0711 protein C18orf21 homolog: protein MERCQFLEVASRQLASTCPAQAQFLQWTLSNIKDRTHDNVDQVCHYCFQLLLPGNYRVRLMPKMKVTPQIQKLLNREVKNYRLNSKQTNLLKKYKESKNILLVTCNACRKTTRHYGESREYLETKTSALKKFSNKATPASHSHSVSKRRTPSSSSRTSSGQSTHHSSSKTPRNAKWHFTKLKRLLSFEENKKSNKGDLKNFLLTL from the coding sequence ATGGAGAGGTGTCAGTTCTTGGAAGTTGCATCACGGCAGCTGGCAAGCACCTGCCCTGCTCAGGCACAGTTTTTGCAGTGGACGCTGAGCAACATAAAAGACAGAACCCACGATAATGTGGACCAGGTATGTCATTACTGTTTCCAGCTTCTTCTTCCTGGTAACTATAGGGTCCGTCTAATGCCTAAAATGAAGGTGACGCCACAAATACAAAAATTACTTAATCGGGAAGTGAAGAACTACAGACTCAATtcaaagcaaacaaaccttttgaaGAAGTACAAAGAATCAAAGAACATTCTGCTAGTTACCTGTAATGCATGCAGGAAAACAACCAGGCATTATGGGGAAAGTAGAGAATATTTGGAAACAAAAACATCAGCCTTGAAGAAGTTCTCAAACAAAGCTACACCAGCCAGCCACAGTCATTCCGTCTCTAAAAGAAGGACACCCTCATCAAGTTCCAGAACATCATCTGGACAATCAACACATCATTCTTCCTCCAAGACTCCAAGAAATGCCAAATGGCATTTCACAAAGTTGAAAAGACTACTTAGctttgaagaaaataaaaaaagtaaTAAGGGGGACCTGAAAAACTTCTTGTTGACActttaa